The following are encoded together in the Bactrocera neohumeralis isolate Rockhampton chromosome 6, APGP_CSIRO_Bneo_wtdbg2-racon-allhic-juicebox.fasta_v2, whole genome shotgun sequence genome:
- the LOC126761849 gene encoding dynein axonemal assembly factor 6, which yields MSIFENPESIRMLRDLLTPPEERDNSDTDDDEPVAGNSKQCNNFTPAHFGSSNGNGNAGGSKQKQAQQGGQTPERSALPTSIEEWQKQQEQEDNEILETRRRPEYSMTYRQAVGTEDLYLQMGNRTNATASCEDLLLEILLPDETTPADKMDLSITEDEVDLATPIYRLKLPLPHKVNVDRCRAKYVAELRKLCLTLRLQREFDYVNF from the exons ATGtcgattttcgaaaatcctgaaAGCATACGCATGCTGCGCGATTTGCTCACACCCCCCGAGGAGCGAGACAATTCGGACACCGACGACGATGAGCCGGTTGCCGGTAACAGCAAGCAGTGCAACAATTTCA CGCCCGCACATTTTGGCAGCAGCAACGGCAACGGCAATGCAGGTggcagcaaacaaaaacaagcgcaACAAGGAGGGCAAACACCCGAACGCAGCGCGTTGCCAACAAGCATCGAAGAATGGCAAAAGCAGCAGGAGCAGGAGGACAATGAGATTTTAGAGACGCGCCGGCGACCCGAGTACAGCATGACCTATCGGCAAGCAGTGGGCACGGAGGACCTCTATCTGCAG ATGGGCAATCGCACTAATGCCACGGCCAGTTGTGAGGATTTGTTGCTGGAGATACTGCTGCCGGACGAGACGACACCGGCGGATAAAATGGATTTGTCAATTACCGAAGATGAAGTGGATTTGGCGACGCCAATTTATCGCCTCAAATTGCCACTGCCGCACAAGGTGAACGTGGACCGTTGCCGGGCCAAATATGTGGCTGAGCTGCGCAAACTCTGTCTGACGTTGCGACTGCAACGTGAATTCGATTATGTGAACTTTTAG